From Anaerohalosphaera lusitana, one genomic window encodes:
- a CDS encoding alcohol dehydrogenase catalytic domain-containing protein, with the protein MSCEIPDKQRAVLLEGPDELKFVIDKDVPDVGPFQILCKVEAVGLCFSDLKLLKQFDNHARKSEIRAGIDEDALKSIPSYVPGSEPTVPGHELVVRICKKGDEVKTVELDGRYLVQTDYRWLKTAQSNAALGYNFEGGLQEYVLMDERVITSPEGQSMLIPASPEKSASAIALVEPWACVEDAYAVHERTGIKEGGKMLVVADEAIDCSVLKSLFARFGKPAKIDWVGPECEFDSIGVEIEALAGMDHAGVEAYDDVIYYGSSPETAEGLFEKVAAAGLLNIVQCGGRFGRKITLPVGRTHYGGIRIIGTTGDDPAESMTVIPEIGEIRKGDKINVVGAGGPMGVMHVIRNICQGVPEVEVYASDLDRSRLESLEKLAGPMAEDNGVGYAHFCPDDELARTEFDYTSIMAPVPALVEAAVKNSAQNGIINIFAGIPATVMGQIDLDVYIAKGLYFIGTSGSTIDDMKTVLSKVESGSLDTDVSVAAIAGLEAAIEGIRAVENRSIAGKILVYPQCKGLEMIKLKDLATKLPRVAEALENGVWTRQAEKALIEEMGS; encoded by the coding sequence ATGAGTTGCGAAATACCAGACAAGCAGAGGGCCGTGCTTTTAGAGGGGCCTGATGAACTGAAATTTGTAATTGACAAAGACGTGCCTGATGTTGGGCCGTTTCAGATTTTGTGCAAGGTCGAAGCTGTCGGGCTTTGTTTTTCAGACCTCAAGCTGCTCAAGCAGTTTGACAATCATGCTCGCAAGTCTGAAATACGAGCGGGGATCGACGAAGATGCATTGAAAAGCATTCCCAGCTATGTTCCGGGTTCCGAGCCGACCGTTCCGGGACATGAGCTTGTCGTGCGGATTTGCAAAAAGGGCGATGAGGTGAAAACGGTTGAGCTTGACGGGCGATACCTTGTGCAGACTGACTATCGCTGGTTGAAGACCGCACAATCGAATGCAGCGCTTGGGTATAATTTTGAAGGCGGTCTGCAGGAATATGTTCTTATGGATGAACGGGTGATCACTTCGCCGGAGGGTCAGAGCATGCTTATACCTGCTTCGCCTGAAAAAAGCGCGTCTGCGATCGCACTGGTTGAGCCCTGGGCTTGCGTTGAAGATGCTTATGCGGTTCATGAACGGACCGGGATTAAAGAAGGCGGTAAGATGCTGGTCGTTGCGGACGAGGCGATCGACTGCAGTGTGCTGAAATCTTTGTTTGCCCGTTTCGGCAAGCCCGCGAAGATCGACTGGGTTGGGCCGGAGTGTGAGTTTGACAGCATTGGAGTGGAGATCGAAGCGTTGGCCGGGATGGATCATGCGGGGGTGGAAGCGTATGACGATGTCATATATTACGGCAGTTCTCCTGAGACTGCGGAAGGGCTTTTTGAAAAAGTAGCTGCAGCTGGGCTGCTGAATATTGTCCAGTGCGGCGGTAGGTTTGGACGGAAGATCACTTTGCCGGTCGGTCGAACGCATTATGGTGGTATTCGGATCATCGGCACTACGGGTGATGATCCTGCCGAGTCGATGACGGTGATTCCTGAGATAGGCGAGATCAGGAAGGGCGATAAGATCAATGTCGTCGGTGCTGGCGGGCCAATGGGAGTGATGCACGTGATCCGCAATATCTGCCAGGGTGTGCCCGAGGTGGAAGTCTACGCCAGCGATCTCGATAGATCCAGGCTCGAATCACTTGAGAAGCTAGCTGGGCCCATGGCTGAGGATAACGGTGTCGGATACGCTCATTTCTGCCCTGACGATGAGTTGGCAAGGACAGAGTTTGACTATACATCCATAATGGCGCCTGTGCCCGCTTTGGTAGAAGCGGCGGTGAAGAATTCTGCTCAAAATGGAATAATCAATATTTTTGCAGGCATCCCCGCAACGGTTATGGGGCAGATAGATCTGGATGTCTATATTGCGAAGGGCCTGTACTTTATTGGTACCAGCGGCTCGACTATTGACGATATGAAGACCGTGCTTTCGAAGGTGGAGAGCGGCAGTCTGGATACGGATGTTTCGGTTGCCGCGATCGCGGGTCTAGAGGCTGCAATCGAGGGTATCCGTGCGGTCGAAAATCGAAGCATTGCAGGAAAGATACTGGTGTATCCGCAGTGCAAGGGCCTTGAGATGATCAAGTTGAAGGATTTGGCGACCAAACTGCCCAGGGTGGCGGAGGCTCTTGAGAACGGGGTGTGGACCAGGCAGGCAGAGAAGGCACTTATCGAAGAAATGGGAAGCTAA
- a CDS encoding SDR family oxidoreductase: MIDRSQISEETPRTVYSDDLKDKVAIVTGAGSGIGKGLAVGLARAGAKVALVDLDEKAANEASEEINVEMPSADVMPVICNVAEEDSVADAYEKIMAKWDRLDALVNAAGIAPAGPLVDIDVKKWRLALEVNLTGYLLMAQAAARIMIDRERGGNIINISSKSGLQASKNNTPYNATKAGEIHMARGWALELGEYGIRVNSICPGNVFKGSKIWNPEYIKICAAKYKIKPEEVIPFYISRTALKREIIGQDIADSVVFLCSEKARVITGQTLVVDSGQVMVR, encoded by the coding sequence GTGATTGATAGATCACAGATCAGCGAAGAAACACCTAGAACGGTTTATTCTGATGACCTCAAGGACAAGGTTGCGATCGTTACCGGTGCCGGTAGCGGCATAGGTAAGGGGCTGGCAGTCGGACTTGCCCGGGCTGGAGCGAAGGTCGCTCTGGTTGACCTCGATGAGAAGGCTGCGAATGAAGCGAGTGAAGAGATAAACGTGGAGATGCCCTCTGCGGATGTGATGCCGGTTATTTGCAATGTCGCTGAAGAAGATAGTGTGGCGGACGCATACGAAAAAATAATGGCGAAATGGGATCGTCTGGATGCGCTCGTTAACGCTGCCGGTATTGCTCCGGCTGGGCCGCTGGTCGATATCGACGTGAAGAAATGGCGACTGGCGCTGGAGGTGAATCTTACGGGCTATCTGCTGATGGCGCAGGCGGCTGCGCGTATAATGATCGATCGGGAAAGGGGCGGCAATATTATAAATATCAGTTCCAAGTCCGGTCTGCAGGCGAGCAAGAACAATACGCCTTACAATGCGACAAAGGCGGGTGAGATCCACATGGCTCGCGGCTGGGCTCTTGAGCTGGGTGAGTACGGAATTCGCGTGAACAGCATATGTCCGGGCAATGTCTTTAAGGGCTCTAAGATCTGGAACCCGGAGTACATTAAGATCTGTGCCGCCAAATACAAGATCAAGCCTGAGGAGGTTATTCCCTTCTATATAAGCAGAACTGCCCTCAAGCGTGAGATCATCGGGCAGGACATAGCGGATTCGGTAGTCTTTCTGTGCTCTGAAAAGGCACGGGTTATTACAGGGCAAACTCTGGTAGTGGACTCAGGTCAGGTGATGGTGCGTTAG